One Arvicanthis niloticus isolate mArvNil1 chromosome X, mArvNil1.pat.X, whole genome shotgun sequence genomic window, ATGGGAATCATAGTCACtggcaaacattttcttcttactccatgtgttctttgtttctgattgCTCCATTTTTTAACCTCtttggtattatttttattttactttcaaattgatttattttatgtatgagtgatTTTGCTctcatatatgtctgtgtattatgtatgttctggaattagaattacagacagttgtcagccaccatgtggatgctgggaattgaacccaagttctTCACAAGTACCAcaggtgcttttaactactgagcatCTCTCTGGCCAAAGATTCCCTGATTTTAACTGAACAATTTATGTGATTCCATTAATGTCACTATTAAAATATTGGTTGCACTGTATTAaaatagctgtgtgtgtgtgtgtgtgtgtgtgtgtgtgtgaattccgTAGACTTTCTGTGGTAGATTAAATGAGAATGTTCCCCATAGAGACTCATAAGTTTAAATGCTTGAGGATTAGGatgtgtggacttgttggaggagatgtgtcttgagggtgggctttgagattcaAAAGCACATACCAGGCTCTGTCTCCTTCTAtccttgtctctctctgactGAAGATTAGGATGcaaagctctcagctccttctctagtacCAAGCCTTCTGCTTATCACCATGATACTAACCATTGATATTGGAATCACCCTCTGGAACTGTTatcaagccccccccccaaataaatgctttctcatagaaatagtcttggtcatggtgtatccACACAGTAGTAGAATACTAAGACAATTTCCAATATAGATATTTACCTATTTAAGTCTACCACCAAATAACAGTGCATCACTTACTTTGTAGTGATAGTACCTAATAGCACAGTGTTCCTAACTACTCTGTATGTTCTTGACATTAATCTCACTAATTCACAAGTTATAACAACACTATATATCATTCAGTCATCTTTTAGAatacaaaaacatataaaattcaaaagatgccatttattttaatttgttcctTGACTGACTTTATGAAAACCCAGTTTCATAATTTACATTCTTtcccaagtgtgggtgcctcggtcctacttagaaagagtaacaaaatactcaagggagcaaatatggagacaaagtgtgggacagaaactggaggaggggccgtctggagaccattccacctgggtatccatcccatgtgcagtcaccaaaggtagatgctgatgtggatgtgaggaagtgcatgctgacaagagcctgatatagctgtctccttagcggtctgccagagtctgacatattcagaggaggatgctcacagctaaccattgaactgatcaagggcttcccaatggaaaagttagagagaagactgaaggagatgaaagggtttgtggccccatgaggagagcaacaataccaaccaaccagagctccccaaggtctaaaccaccagcctgggagcacatagggagggacccatgactccatctgtatatgtaggggaggatggccttgtggggcataggtgggagaggagatccttggtcccatgaagggtgaacaccgagtgtgggggaattcgagggtaaggaggtgggagtggggggggtaggtaggggcacatcctcatagaagcaggaggagtggagatgagataggaggttcttgggtgctgaagggaatggggtaaggggataaaatctgaaatgtaaatataatatccaataaaaaaagaaaacacacacacacaaaagagttCTTTCAAGGCAGGTTTTAAGAAAGATTCGTGTTTTAAAATTTGTCATTCACTCATTACTGACGAATTTCCTGGATGTCTAAGTGTAGGTCCATCTCAACAAGTATTTGGAACAGTTCAGTCCACCCTGTTACTCTGCATGGATTCCTAAGAGAAAGCAAAAAATAACCAAACCATTGGCTCAGGTCAGTGCAGGTCATttggctgaggaaaaaaaatgaggaaattagTTTATTACTAATCTAATGACTCCATGGTGGTGGGGGCAGAGACAAGTATACTTAACAAGACTGAGTCCCTGTCTGTAGGAGGGACTGTAGCTCTAGGCTGTGATCCTCAAAGGTGTTTTTCTGGTGATGTTACCTTCACCTCatgctctctttcctttctctggccaCAGTGTTCTCACATTATTTCCCTGAGATGTGACTTCTCCTGGATGTTTGTTCCTTAGATAAGGCAGGGTGGCCAGAGATGACTTAGGCAGGTAGAATAACTGTTCCCCACCTAGGATGAAGCAATGACAAAACTTTCTCCCTGGAGAGTTCGTTTTCATTTGGGAGAGGCTCAGGGGGCATTTGACATCAAGTATTCCTTTCAATTGTCCAGGAAAAGCAGGGCATCTTGGAGGGCCATTACAGCCTGCAAGTAACAAGCTCCATATTCCATCCATtatcccactgaccacctcaacCTTCCTATCAGTTAGGGGGTCTGAGGCCTCTCCACAGGATGGAAATCTCAACTGTTACATGCTGTGAACTGTAGCTGTTCAAGATTCCAGGCATCCAGCATAACTCCAATCTCTACCCACTCCCATGTCCAAAGATGCACAGTGGTTCAGTTTCTTGTTGTAAGGGCTGGGAATTTCTTGTCTCTGAGCATATTAGAGCTGCATGACAATTCTCCCTTGTGGTCATGTTTGTGATGTACCTTAATCAGTACTACCCTGTGGGTTATGCAGATCAAGCTCAGCACAGAAAGCAACAAATAGTGAAAGTACCGATCTGAGAGACTCAGGAGGGACTGTGGAAATGGAGCAGTAATAGATGAAAGGTAAAATCCAGGAACATCTAATTCATTGCATTCTAATCATAATATTTAActtgaaaatttaaagataagattgctaaaatcattttttctttcttctctttttcttttttatcttgcTGAAATCATTTATTATTAGTATGTACAATCTCTGAAGCCCCTATGACCAAATGCTTTAGAGTTGATATACTATGCTGCATAGAGAAACAGAATCTGACGAAGGGGTCCTTTGTGTAATAAAGGACAGTTTCTCCAGCAAAACAAAAGTGATCTTGccagaaggaaaattccaaccaCTGGATCAGGTAAAAGTAGCTCATTAGActcaggaaaaaaagacaaagaagaaatagatGTCAAACATGAAGAAGAATAGAAAGTTGATGGAATTTTAGCTTTAAAAGTCATGGTAACATGGAATGCAGCCTAAAGAGCCCTCTTGTATTTACTACATTCTTGCATTTCCCCTAACATCTATTTTATTAAGGTAAGACATAACACAGATAGTACACAAAGAAGACAGCAAAATTAATTACTATTTACCATGGAaccatatgtttttaaatctgcAAAGCAAAGCCATTCATGTGCTTACCGGCATTAACGATATTGAATATAAGGCACAGTGATCAAACCCCAACTAGTATCAAATGCTCAGTAACCACTTCGGCATTTAGATATCATACCTGTAATCTGTTTAAAACTGAAGGACCAAAATTCTACTCCaccttttttttctcaaaggTGTCTTCCAAGCTTTGGAGAAAGGTGTTTTACATGAGTCCTGTGAGCAATGGATCTTTCTCAGCAAGGATATTATCAGCAGTGAATAGGGAATGAATACGGCTACATCTCAGCAACCTCAGGAGTAAATACCTCCACATCTCACCAACTCTGACGGGATGGAGTTGTACTTACCATCCAGAATGGAGCCCTCCTTCACACCCTGAGAGATGGAAAAGACCCACAATGCTCAAGTTAACTGGAGGACAAAGAGTTGTGCCTAGCAAGAGACGACATTCTTCCCGACTTTCAGATACTGGATACTAATACATAGGCTACATTCTGAAACTTAACCCTTAGTTTAAAAAGGGATCCAGTTGAATAACTCTGCAGCAGAGGGTCCCCTGGATTTCTGTGGCTCCATTCCCAAACCCGGTGACTCCCTCCTCCTCAAGTCTTCCAGCTAAAACATTAAGACTACCCCGGACTTATTGGCATCTCCTCCACTCTGCACACAGCACAATAGTCTCTTTGAGAGAATGCCCATGGCCACTTCTTTGTGATACATTGTAATTTAGCACCTTTATCTCTTCCTGTCTTGCTGAAACACTGCAGACTGCAGCTAAAACATGATGCTTTTTAAGCAAAACAATACAACACCCAAAGGGAAGAGGGTTCTAGCAATCAGTGGTTGAACATCTGATGTACATTTAAGGAACAACATAAGGTTGTTTTCAGGTACCTTTTTCAGTCCCCTTCTTGAAATTCAGGATGCCGCTATTTGATGAATACTGTATAGCGGCAGattttcaaggaaaaaataaagtaaagctGTGGGTCTTAATGGATAAGCTAACAGGCATAAGATTTGAGAAATTATATGTGTCCATTCCTCCATTCCAGGCAGCATATATGGGGAACGCACAAGCACACGCGTGCTCGCGCGCCCACACTCTTGCGCGCCCacgcggacacacacacacagacagagagacagacaagagagacagacagactcacagaaagacagacagactcggaggctgaggcagagggtgaAACCGAGAGAccaagagagacacacagagagacagagagtggccCCAGGATGCTGAGAGGAGCTTCTCAGTGTTCTACTCTGGAGACACGTGACTCTAATCAGGCCAACAGTGTATCCAGGCTGCCTGGGCTAGTCCCTCCCCTCCACTCCATCTTCTGCAGTTCTGCTCTGTGTGCCTGAGACACAGCAGTTGGTTTAGGGCTGTGGTCCtgggaagtcagtcttctctctgcctgCATCCAGAACCAAGCTGCTATCATGAGCAGGAAGTTGGCCCCCACAGACAAAGGAAATGACAGCAAGAGGTTCAAGGGGGACAGCAGGGGCACCCAGGGCCCCTCCAGAGTGATCCACCTCCACAGGCTGCCAAGCAGTGTCACGGAAAAAGAGATTCTCTGTCTCGCGCTGCCTTTTGGGAAGGTCTCCAACCTACTGTTTCTGAGGGCGAAGAACCAGGCCTTCATGGAGATGAGCACAGAGGAGTCCGCCAACACCATGGTCAACTACTACACCTGGATGACTCCCGTGCTGTGTGGGCAGCCCGTTCACATCCAGTTCTCCCACTACAAGGAGCTCAAGGTGAGCAGCCCCCCCAGCCAGGTGGCCGCCCTGAGTCAGGTGGCTGCCCCTAGCAGGGCGGCTGCCCCAGGACAGGCTGCCGCCTCCTCTGGCCAGGCTGCTGCCCCCAGCCAGATGGGTGCCCAGCCGTGGCTGCCAGCTGAGGACCGGTACCAGGCATGGAATGTGGCCTCGGCCACCCCTGCCTCTGCTGTGGACACGGGGTTAGTGGTGGCCGGACAGGGCTCTGTGCTCAGGATCACTGTGGAGAACTACTTCTACCAGGTGACCTTGGAAGTGCTTCACCAGCTCTTCTCCAGGTTTGGCACAGTTCTGAAAATTATCCTGTATACCAAGAACGACCTGTTCCAGGCGCTGTTACAGTATGCTCACGCGGGGAGTGCCGAGAGTGCCAAGCTGTTCTTGGATGGGCAGAACATCTATGACGCCTGCTGCACACTGCGCATCTCCTTCTCCGAGCTCACCAACCTCATAGTCAAGTACAACAATGACAAGAGCCGTGACTACACGCGCCCAGACCTGCCCTCAGATGACAGTCAGCCCTCGCTGGTCCAGGTCCGGAACATGGCTGCAGCCTTCTCTACACCTGCCACGACCTCAGCTTCTCCCTATGCAAGCACTGCATCACCTCACACCTTTGAAATGCCTCAAGCTGCAGGCTTGACCATCCCAGAAGTGTTTAAGACCCTGGCGCCCCAAGAACTATCAGAAGTCTTTAAGGCCCTGGGCCCCAAAGCCATACCAGAAATGGCCATGGAATCATCATCTTCAtccatagcagcagcagcaggggcggCGGCAGCACCTGGGGCAGAGAGCTCAGTGGTCACCTCAGGCTCCCCAGGTGTGGGGAACCCTGTGCTCCTGGTTGCCAACCTCAATCCTGAGAAAGTCACACCCCAAAGCCTCTTCATCCTCTTTGGTGCCTATGGCAATGTGCACCGAGTGAAGATCTTGTTCAACAGGAAGGAGACCGCGCTAGTGCAGATGGAAGATGAGAGTCAGGCTAAGCTGGCCCTGAGGTACCTGAACGGGCACAAGCTGTATGGGAAGGCTCTCTGCATCCTGCTGTCGAAGCACCAGAGCGTGAAGCTGCCCCGGGAGGGCAAGGAGGACCAGAGCCTCACCAAGGACTATGTCAACTCCCCGATGCACCGCTTTAAGAAGCCCGGATCCAAGAACTTCCAGAACATCTTCCCGCCCTCAGCCACCCTGCACCTCTCCAACCTACCCTCCACTGTGTCTGAGGAAGAGCTCAGGAACCTCTTCTCCAGCAAGCTGGGCGCTGTCAAGGCCTTCAAGTTCTTCCCCAAGAACCACAAGATGGCGCTGATCCGGATGGGCTCTGTAGAGGAGGCCATCCAGGCTCTTGTAGACCTGCATGGTCACCTCCTAGGCCAGAACCACCACATGCGAGTCTCCTTCTCCAGGATCACTATCTAGAGGGCCCGGCTGGGATCTCTGCAGACAGCTTCCACCACTAGAGAAAAGGTCACTTTAAAAGCAACTGGACCCTACCTTAACAGAACAGAGATTTGTGTTAATagctttagagagagagagagatcagccaCTTACTTGGTTTTAGAAGGACTGACTATGGTCACCTTGCTGGCAAGGTGAGGGCCCAAGCAGCCTCGTTTTGTTTTCGCTAGCAAAGGCCCAGCACTGCCCTGTGGAGCTCCAGACATTTGGCCACAGCAGGTGCTCTGGACTTCAGGACTGGCACTTTCCTGCCCTTGAGACCTGCCTGCCCCCAGGCTACTGCTAGAGATTGAAGGTGAAGTGAACTCCAGAGACTTGTGTGTTGGAACTGGTGGTCACCAGCTGGTAGAACTCTTTTGAaaggctgtggaacctttaggaggagGGGAGTCTCTGGGAAACTGGCCTTCAGGCTCAGTAGCCCgaccccacttcctgttcttgctCTGGGCTTCCTGACTCCACTTGCAATGCCAACAGCCAGCCTCCTGCTCTTGTTCGGGCTCCTGATCCTGCTACCATTCCTTCGCCACCAAGGTGAGACGATCCCTACCCTTCCCCATCCCTCCTTCATGGCTGGGTCATTGTTCTTAAGCAAGGAGACAGGTCTCCAAGGCAGAACAAGATTGGAGAGGGGCATCGCTAGGATAAACCTGACCACGTGGCCTGCAGGGCTTTGGAACTGGTCTGGGGGAGGAATATGGAAGGGTTTGGAACTTTGGGCTGAAAGGGGCCTACGGTGCTCAAAGGGGAGCTACGTGGGCCATTCTGGTGGGGCTTTGGTAGACCAGGATGCCAAGAGAAATCCAGACCCTGGAGGCCCAGCTTGTAAAACAGTTCCAGAGGGAGAATAAGACTCCTTTGGGAACTGGGCTGGGGGCATTTGTGTGACATTCTGACAAAGACTCTAGCTGCATTTTGAGTGTGTCCTGAGAACCCCAGTGGGGCAGAATTCAAAAGTAATCAGCTAACAATTAGTTTGTTAGGAGAAGCTTAGAGACAGGATGGCATTCAGGCTGTGTGTCCTTGTCACTGCTCACTGCTCTCACATGGGtctgcagagacagagagcaacaCGTGGAGCACAAGGGTGTGGAAATGTGCAGAGTGTCATGGAAAGAAAGAGTCCAAAGTTACAGACCAGATACAGCTGTCCTCTTTTAAGGAATTGGCCCCAACACAGAGAAGGAAGCCTTGTGGTCTACTCTGACACAGTAGGGATGGTGCCCAGAGGGCAAGGCCCTGCCCACTGAAGGGCTGCCACTCATAAAAGTGAAACTGTATGGGAAACAGGAAGGCACTGAGGGTGTCTCCTGCTCAGAGACACCACCCCAGAAATCCATTTGCACTGACTCAGCCAGCAAGGTGGACAGAGATCACTACTGCTTTGGTCTCGGGGGACCATAGGACATCTCAAGCTGATGTGCCAACATCCTTCTGCTGCCACTGGCATTGCAAGCAAGCAAAATTCAAGGCTGGGGGATAATAGAGCTTTGGGTCAAGGGTCAGTGAAGCCCTTGACCTACTGAGCCTACTCAGTCCGGGACTAAGTAGGCAAAGTGTGGCAGGCAGCAGGATCAGATTCCCTGCAAGCAGGCCTCTGGTTGCTGTTACAAAGCTGTGGGGGCAAAGCCCTGTTCGCTATGCAGAGCCCAGGAGGTAGGAGATGCCAAGAACATGCCAGGGCCATCCCCGGAGACAAGCTAGTGGCATAGAGCTGAGCCAGCCCCAGAGAGTGGCTACATGTGTCCCACATGGCAGAGCTGGAGGCTTAGGGCCAGGGAGGACCTCTGGAACCAAGATGGTTCTCACAGGtgctccccccacacacccccaccccccccaccccgttCATTAATGGGCACGAAGGGGCAGCAGGGTTTGGTGTATCCCCTGCTTGCtgggtttcagtcttgctttggtctggTCTTTCTTTGCTGTGTCCCCTGGTGTGCCATTGTGTGCTGGAAGTATGTAACCTGTCTTTGATTTTACAGGGGCTCACACAGTTAAGATAtggccttgagtctcagaagagacttggaGTCCTGAACACCTGTGGAACTGTTAAAGACCATGAGTGCCTTTGAAGTCAGAATGGTGTTGCTTGCATCATGAAGTGGCCATGAGACTACTGGGGGCGCCAGGAGCCGAACGCCGTGGTCAGAGTGTGCCTGAATGCTTCTTCCTCAGCTTGCAGAGCTCTCTTGGAAGGTGGCAGCTCTTTCAGAGGTGAAACTTTGCTGGGGAGACTGAGTCAGTTGGGGCCAGGCCTTGTGCTTCCATAGCCCAGGCCAgcttcttatcctctctctgcctcacgACTGGGGTGCAGAGTGACCAGCCTCCTCACACCATTGCCACCAGGCCTTCCCTGTTGCAATGGACTGTATCTCCTCGGACTGCAGAGACTAATAAACCTTTCGTGCACTCAAACTTCTTCTCGCCTCGTATTTGATCACAGCAGTGAGAGAAATAACTAATACAACTATACCCCCACCTTAACTACCTGAGCTGAGGTTGGGCTCTCCTCCAGGTGAACTTGCACTCCTGCCTGATGGCTGGGGTAAGCAAGGCCTTAGGGCAGCAggtttcaacctgtgggtcctgaccactgcacagcccccccccccccaccttcacAAACACCCTGGAGGTACGtccaaatgaccctttcacagaggccACCTGACACCATCTGGTTACACAGATCCCTATATTATGATTCAtggcagtagcaaaattacagttatgcagtAGCAACAAGggtaatcttatggttgggggtcaccacaacacatgTTAAAGGGtcctagcattaggaaggttgagaacagcaTGCTGCCTTAGGGAACTGGGGAAGGCAGCAGGGGCTCCATGAGACAGCTTAAACTTTCAAATGCTAGCTATCATGTCAACAATTGCTCCTCAAACTGCTCGCCACTGCCTAGGTGAAAATAAGCCAGGCTTATCACTGTTCAGCTAAAGATGAGCCAGTGGTTGGGGCCTCAGGTGACACAATGATGAAGAGCAAACAGATGAGAGTAAATACTACCAGCTGTGCCTCCCTGACCCAGCGTT contains:
- the LOC117694710 gene encoding polypyrimidine tract-binding protein 1-like, with the translated sequence MEMSTEESANTMVNYYTWMTPVLCGQPVHIQFSHYKELKVSSPPSQVAALSQVAAPSRAAAPGQAAASSGQAAAPSQTGLVVAGQGSVLRITVENYFYQVTLEVLHQLFSRFGTVLKIILYTKNDLFQALLQYAHAGSAESAKLFLDGQNIYDACCTLRISFSELTNLIVKYNNDKSRDYTRPDLPSDDSQPSLVQVRNMAAAFSTPATTSASPYASTASPHTFEMPQAAGLTIPEVFKTLAPQELSEVFKALGPKAIPEMAMESSSSSIAAAAGAAAAPGAESSVVTSGSPGVGNPVLLVANLNPEKVTPQSLFILFGAYGNVHRVKILFNRKETALVQMEDESQAKLALRYLNGHKLYGKALCILLSKHQSVKLPREGKEDQSLTKDYVNSPMHRFKKPGSKNFQNIFPPSATLHLSNLPSTVSEEELRNLFSSKLGAVKAFKFFPKNHKMALIRMGSVEEAIQALVDLHGHLLGQNHHMRVSFSRITI